One stretch of Archocentrus centrarchus isolate MPI-CPG fArcCen1 chromosome 5, fArcCen1, whole genome shotgun sequence DNA includes these proteins:
- the snrpe gene encoding small nuclear ribonucleoprotein E, which produces MAYRGQGQKVQKVMVQPINLIFRYLQNRSRIQVWLYEQVNMRIEGCIIGFDEYMNLVLDDAEEVHMKTKNRKPLGRIMLKGDNITLLQSVSN; this is translated from the exons ATGGCGTACAGAGGACAAGGACAGAAGGTCCAGAAGGTCATGGTGCAGCCCATT AATCTCATTTTCAGGTACCTGCAAAAT CGCTCACGGATCCAAGTCTGGTTGTATGAACAGGTGAACATGCGGATAGAAGGCTGCATTATT GGTTTCGATGAGTACATGAACCTGGTTCTAGATGATGCCGAGGAAGTCCACATGAAGACTAAGAACAGAAAGCCATTAG GGAGGATCATGTTGAAAGGAGACAACATTACTTTGCTGCAGAGTGTGTCCAACTAG